The Sporocytophaga myxococcoides genome contains a region encoding:
- a CDS encoding BamA/TamA family outer membrane protein, which yields MRSIKIYFLLLFLTRSLIAISSVQDSITILRKKRAFLVLPLVINTPETKFGGGALGTVIFKIGKDTIVRSSNVQSFIIYTQRKQIIIESGGGLFFNKENYIVKWFGTYSYFPDRFYGLGNNTPKSNLETYTYRQIYLTSQYMRKIYKKLYTGFDYELQDVISLDYEPGGLFDQENILGRNGGTASGLGPLIAWDNRNNAFYPTKGAYLQVSYVLYRKITGSNFKFQTNFFDFRKFIKLGSQNVLALQLFSQITAGDVPVRNLSYIGGPFIMRGYYLGRYRDNNAIAVQSEYRMHIWRRFGAVAFAGLGEVSERLKDYSIDGLKYSLGTGIRFAILPKEKINLRVDFAIGKNSSGFYLYLTEAF from the coding sequence ATGAGATCTATCAAAATATATTTTTTACTCTTATTTCTCACAAGATCTCTTATTGCAATATCCTCTGTGCAGGACAGCATTACTATTCTCAGAAAGAAAAGAGCGTTTCTTGTTCTTCCGCTTGTAATAAACACTCCTGAGACAAAATTTGGAGGAGGTGCGCTTGGCACTGTAATTTTTAAGATAGGTAAAGACACAATTGTAAGATCTTCCAATGTGCAGTCATTTATCATCTATACTCAGAGGAAACAAATCATCATAGAAAGTGGAGGAGGATTATTTTTTAATAAAGAAAACTACATAGTTAAATGGTTTGGAACTTATAGTTACTTCCCTGACAGATTCTATGGTCTGGGAAATAACACACCTAAAAGTAATTTGGAAACATATACATACAGGCAAATATATCTTACCTCTCAATACATGAGGAAAATATATAAAAAGCTATATACTGGATTTGATTATGAACTACAGGATGTCATTAGTCTTGATTACGAACCGGGAGGTTTATTCGATCAGGAGAATATCTTAGGTAGAAATGGTGGCACTGCCTCTGGTCTTGGACCACTTATTGCCTGGGACAACCGTAACAATGCATTTTATCCTACCAAAGGAGCATATCTTCAGGTATCCTATGTATTATACAGAAAAATCACCGGCAGTAATTTTAAGTTTCAAACCAACTTTTTTGATTTTAGAAAATTTATAAAATTAGGCAGTCAGAATGTACTAGCTCTACAGCTGTTTTCACAGATCACAGCAGGTGACGTTCCTGTCAGAAACCTTTCATACATTGGAGGGCCATTTATTATGAGAGGTTACTATCTGGGAAGGTACAGAGATAACAATGCTATAGCAGTGCAAAGCGAGTATCGAATGCATATATGGAGAAGGTTTGGTGCGGTTGCATTTGCCGGATTAGGAGAAGTAAGCGAACGTTTGAAAGACTATTCCATAGATGGCTTGAAATATTCATTGGGAACAGGCATACGCTTTGCTATTTTACCTAAAGAGAAAATCAACCTTAGGGTCGATTTCGCTATAGGAAAAAATTCCTCCGGCTTTTATCTCTATCTTACAGAAGCTTTCTGA
- a CDS encoding biosynthetic peptidoglycan transglycosylase produces the protein MNFSKLQRVVVILAVLSSIFILTIFLLRASIANWALGKVKEKFRTDYHATLSFNNISVHGLSGISGKEFYIVQDNKDTLTKAEALSFELDLFHALTGDFRFKSFSIRDGYFHPVKKGKEDNYSFLLNKGTNHESSDTSKGYGYMLNRLLRSSFKALPPKLKISGFNCVFIKDQKEFVFIIKKFFLYDQNYRSSIEIPDTHQVVLSEGQINKRKRLISGNLYGEVSSMEVPFLNDLFQLDFRFDTLTFNLAENRFSDEKLNLKGKIKFDALKIKHPKLDSNELAFKKIAVNYFISLEKSSVTFESDSAYLNDICLNGKATIDRKNQGIYSLNLNMPEMEAQKFFSSLPVGLFSSLEGIKVEGKLSYQLNFYLDRSMIDSLKFSSNFSESGFKVISYGKTDFSKMNNPFVHTAFEKGVAVKSFTVGIDNSEFTPIDQISPYLKNAVLCSEDGSFYWHKGFREDAFVMAMKDNIRKGKFARGGSTISMQLVKNVFLTREKTIARKVEEALIVWIIENKRLTGKERMYEVYLNIIEWGPGIYGIGNASKFYFNKKPSDLTIEESIFLASIVPQPKAFKYYFDGGGKLKPFLNQYFKKIGTLLLRKEIITEEENNKIVPLVKLTGGAAQYVFQDSLAIDSSFFQQDETLPSYFIKE, from the coding sequence ATGAATTTCAGTAAGTTGCAAAGAGTAGTTGTTATTCTTGCCGTTTTATCGTCAATTTTTATCCTTACCATTTTTTTACTAAGGGCTTCCATTGCCAATTGGGCTCTAGGTAAAGTCAAAGAAAAATTCAGAACCGATTATCATGCGACTCTTTCATTCAATAATATTTCTGTTCATGGCCTTTCCGGTATTAGCGGAAAAGAATTTTATATCGTTCAGGATAATAAAGATACTCTAACTAAGGCTGAAGCCCTTTCATTTGAATTGGACCTGTTTCATGCATTAACCGGCGATTTTAGATTTAAATCTTTTTCTATCAGAGACGGATATTTTCATCCTGTAAAAAAAGGGAAGGAAGATAATTACTCTTTCTTATTGAATAAGGGTACAAATCATGAAAGTTCCGATACATCCAAAGGGTATGGGTATATGCTTAACAGGCTTTTAAGATCATCCTTTAAAGCACTGCCTCCCAAATTAAAGATTTCTGGATTTAACTGTGTTTTTATAAAAGACCAAAAGGAGTTTGTTTTCATAATAAAGAAATTTTTTCTGTATGACCAAAATTATAGGTCATCTATAGAAATTCCGGATACCCATCAGGTTGTATTATCAGAGGGGCAAATTAATAAGCGCAAAAGACTGATCAGTGGAAATTTGTATGGTGAAGTCTCATCGATGGAAGTCCCATTCCTGAATGATCTTTTTCAGTTGGATTTCAGGTTTGATACACTCACATTTAATCTTGCAGAAAATAGATTTAGTGATGAAAAGCTAAATCTTAAAGGGAAAATTAAATTTGATGCTTTAAAAATTAAACATCCCAAACTTGATTCCAATGAATTGGCTTTTAAAAAAATAGCTGTGAATTATTTCATTTCCCTTGAAAAATCTTCAGTTACTTTTGAAAGCGATAGTGCCTATTTGAATGATATCTGTCTTAATGGTAAAGCCACTATTGACAGGAAGAATCAAGGCATATACTCTTTAAATCTGAACATGCCTGAAATGGAGGCTCAGAAGTTTTTTTCGTCATTACCGGTGGGATTATTTTCCTCTCTGGAAGGAATTAAGGTAGAAGGTAAACTTTCTTATCAACTCAACTTTTATCTAGATAGAAGCATGATTGATTCTTTAAAGTTCAGTAGCAACTTTAGCGAAAGCGGATTTAAGGTGATCAGTTATGGTAAAACGGATTTTTCTAAAATGAATAATCCCTTTGTTCATACCGCATTTGAGAAAGGGGTGGCTGTAAAATCTTTTACTGTAGGTATTGATAATTCAGAGTTTACGCCCATTGATCAGATATCTCCTTATCTTAAAAATGCCGTATTGTGCTCCGAAGATGGTAGCTTTTACTGGCATAAAGGCTTTAGAGAGGATGCTTTTGTAATGGCAATGAAAGATAATATTCGTAAGGGAAAATTTGCAAGAGGTGGTAGTACTATATCTATGCAATTGGTAAAGAATGTATTTCTTACCAGAGAAAAAACGATAGCCAGAAAGGTAGAAGAAGCTTTAATCGTATGGATTATAGAAAATAAAAGACTTACGGGAAAGGAAAGAATGTATGAGGTTTACCTTAATATCATTGAATGGGGGCCAGGTATCTATGGTATCGGTAATGCTTCAAAGTTTTATTTTAATAAGAAGCCATCTGATCTTACAATAGAAGAAAGTATTTTCCTGGCAAGTATAGTTCCTCAACCAAAAGCGTTTAAATATTATTTTGATGGAGGAGGTAAGCTGAAGCCCTTTCTTAATCAGTATTTCAAGAAGATAGGAACATTGTTACTGAGAAAGGAAATTATTACAGAAGAGGAAAATAATAAAATCGTTCCTTTGGTAAAACTCACTGGCGGAGCAGCTCAGTATGTATTCCAGGATAGCCTTGCTATTGATTCTTCTTTTTTTCAGCAAGATGAAACTTTGCCTTCGTATTTTATAAAAGAATAA
- a CDS encoding TspO/MBR family protein: MDKLLNQLRYIKAGAICMFFALCGNLFKGDALNNWYTQLTLPAFTLPILYFFAMGFIFYFICGVLLYKLFSEENNKKETISLITLVVIMMAYYTTWDLVFFGLRSPMAGFFAYIPFTLFVFYIFYRFARLYPAISIVFLPFIGWLAYAFFWLINLWTLN, from the coding sequence ATGGATAAATTGTTAAATCAGCTCAGATATATTAAAGCTGGCGCTATTTGCATGTTCTTTGCATTGTGTGGTAATCTTTTCAAAGGGGATGCTCTCAATAACTGGTATACTCAACTCACGCTTCCGGCATTTACTCTACCTATCTTATATTTCTTTGCTATGGGATTTATCTTCTATTTCATTTGTGGTGTATTGCTATACAAATTATTCTCTGAAGAAAATAATAAAAAAGAAACGATTTCTCTGATTACTCTGGTTGTCATTATGATGGCATATTACACGACTTGGGATCTTGTGTTTTTTGGATTAAGAAGTCCAATGGCAGGTTTTTTTGCTTATATACCATTTACCTTGTTTGTGTTTTATATCTTTTACAGATTTGCCAGATTGTATCCTGCCATATCAATCGTTTTCCTGCCATTCATTGGATGGCTTGCCTACGCATTCTTTTGGCTTATCAACTTATGGACATTAAATTAA